A single Armatimonadota bacterium DNA region contains:
- a CDS encoding aminotransferase class V-fold PLP-dependent enzyme: protein MLSRRKFLATAATVAFADHALAVVERASERTSVGAGTAQDEEFWAQIQQAFTLDRSIVNFNNGGVCPSPRVVQDAMRRQLEYSNQAPSYTMWRHLEPEIEHVRRRLARTFGCDAEEVAITRNASEALETCLMGFDLEPGDEVLTTDQDYPRMVTTIQARERRHGIKMVQVPVPAAPRSKKEIVDAFTSGLTPKTKMVLVSQVVFMTGQINPVHDVVELGRRHGVPVIVDGAHAFAQYPFTWKELGCDYYGTSLHKWLMAPVGTGMLAVRKDKIEKLWPLMAAGSTQDKDVRKFEEIGTHPAANHNAIAEALTFHEMIGAGRKADRLRYLRSRWTDVLREEKNVVFHTNLDPQFSCGLTTVQIKGVPPGDLAAWLLEKKGIFVTGIGHPSFEGIRVTPNVYTTLDEIDRFREAMLEAARQGIA from the coding sequence ATGCTCTCGCGCCGAAAGTTCCTCGCGACGGCGGCCACCGTCGCCTTCGCAGACCACGCCCTCGCCGTCGTCGAACGGGCTTCGGAACGGACTTCGGTCGGCGCGGGTACTGCTCAGGACGAGGAGTTCTGGGCCCAGATCCAGCAGGCCTTCACGCTCGACCGCTCGATCGTAAACTTCAATAACGGCGGTGTCTGCCCGTCGCCGCGCGTCGTCCAGGACGCGATGCGCCGCCAACTGGAATACAGCAACCAGGCCCCCAGCTACACGATGTGGCGCCACCTCGAACCAGAAATCGAGCACGTCCGAAGACGGTTAGCCCGAACGTTCGGGTGCGACGCCGAAGAAGTCGCGATCACGAGGAACGCGAGCGAGGCCCTCGAAACGTGCCTCATGGGGTTCGACCTGGAGCCCGGAGACGAAGTCCTGACGACAGATCAGGACTACCCTCGGATGGTGACGACGATCCAAGCCCGTGAACGCCGCCACGGCATCAAGATGGTGCAGGTTCCTGTTCCCGCCGCGCCGAGGTCGAAGAAGGAAATCGTCGACGCCTTTACGTCCGGATTGACCCCGAAGACGAAGATGGTCCTCGTCAGCCAGGTCGTGTTCATGACGGGTCAGATCAATCCCGTCCACGACGTCGTCGAGCTGGGGCGGCGCCATGGCGTCCCGGTCATCGTCGACGGCGCCCATGCTTTTGCCCAGTATCCGTTCACCTGGAAAGAGCTGGGTTGCGACTATTACGGAACGTCGCTCCATAAGTGGCTGATGGCGCCGGTCGGAACGGGCATGCTCGCCGTCCGAAAGGACAAGATCGAGAAGCTCTGGCCCTTGATGGCAGCGGGCTCGACGCAGGACAAAGACGTCCGCAAGTTCGAAGAGATCGGGACGCACCCGGCCGCGAACCATAACGCCATCGCTGAAGCCCTGACGTTCCACGAGATGATCGGTGCCGGACGCAAGGCGGACCGGCTCCGCTATCTTCGCAGCCGATGGACCGACGTCCTCCGGGAGGAGAAGAACGTCGTCTTCCACACGAACCTCGATCCTCAGTTCTCGTGCGGCCTGACGACCGTCCAGATCAAAGGCGTCCCGCCTGGCGACCTTGCGGCATGGCTGCTCGAAAAGAAAGGGATCTTTGTGACAGGCATCGGCCATCCCTCCTTCGAAGGCATCCGTGTGACGCCCAACGTCTACACGACTCTGGACGAGATCGACCGGTTCCGAGAAGCGATGCTCGAGGCCGCCCGCCAAGGGATCGCGTGA
- a CDS encoding SDR family oxidoreductase: MATSSGIVALTLSDEPITRPRPEPLAEVGLEGKRILVTGGTTGIGRATAVRLAEKGARVFVFGRHRQELDDALAAIHARTGATALGTTADQTRKADLDHVFDQVDREFGGLDVLINNAGIGGSGLMESDYAEWEYLLQTNVLGHMACAKKAVERMTAGGGGHIVHVGSLSADARDPGDQVYSATKAAIQAFSQSLRKSLARQGIKVSLIEPGSVGTDMVADRIPPSEQRQKEDRNEMLMAEDIADAIVTVLTRPGRVTIDLMRVTPTMLPE, from the coding sequence ATGGCCACCAGCTCAGGGATCGTCGCACTCACCTTGTCGGACGAACCGATCACCCGCCCCCGCCCCGAGCCGCTCGCGGAAGTCGGACTTGAAGGGAAAAGGATCCTCGTCACGGGCGGGACGACCGGGATCGGACGGGCGACAGCGGTCCGGTTGGCCGAAAAGGGGGCGAGGGTGTTCGTCTTCGGCCGGCACCGCCAGGAGCTTGACGACGCTCTGGCAGCGATCCATGCACGCACAGGCGCCACCGCCTTGGGAACGACGGCCGACCAGACCCGAAAGGCGGACTTGGACCACGTGTTCGATCAGGTCGACCGAGAGTTCGGCGGCCTGGACGTCCTGATCAACAATGCGGGCATCGGTGGATCGGGCCTCATGGAGTCGGACTACGCCGAATGGGAATACCTTCTTCAGACCAATGTCCTGGGACACATGGCGTGCGCCAAGAAGGCGGTCGAGCGAATGACGGCCGGAGGCGGAGGACACATCGTCCACGTCGGATCGCTCAGCGCGGACGCGCGCGATCCGGGGGACCAGGTTTATTCCGCGACCAAGGCTGCGATCCAGGCCTTCTCTCAGTCGCTCCGCAAGTCCCTGGCCCGACAGGGGATCAAAGTAAGCCTGATCGAGCCGGGGTCGGTCGGCACCGACATGGTCGCCGATCGAATCCCCCCGTCGGAACAGCGCCAGAAAGAGGACCGGAACGAGATGTTGATGGCCGAGGACATCGCAGACGCGATCGTCACCGTCCTCACTCGACCAGGACGAGTGACGATAGACCTCATGAGGGTCACACCGACGATGCTGCCGGAATAG
- a CDS encoding Gfo/Idh/MocA family oxidoreductase, with product MNVGVVGAGAWGKNIVKTLHELGALAGVSDVSAERRHEVREQYGVPVVGDPEELIELGLDAVCVAAPAPVHHPLAKLFLLEGLHTFVEKPLALSVRESEELVELANENERILMVGHLLMYQPAVTFIKDYVSSGRLGKVHSFNHSRLNLGRARKVENVLWSLGVHDVAVCVHLAGAAPENVTATAQCVLQPTIEDDVRLTLQFEDGVVGNIHSSWLWPTMQRRLTVIGEKGMLVYDETTQTVTLHDKGINPDLSNRNDGETVVFEGAGQPLTLEMKHFLECCAEGKRPVSDGVNGLEVVRILERAFPSDQFATLSADTSALGV from the coding sequence GTGAACGTTGGAGTCGTCGGAGCAGGAGCGTGGGGGAAGAACATCGTCAAGACCCTTCACGAACTGGGTGCGCTGGCGGGCGTTTCGGACGTCAGCGCGGAGCGGAGGCACGAAGTCCGGGAGCAGTACGGCGTGCCTGTCGTCGGCGATCCTGAAGAGCTGATCGAGCTCGGGCTCGACGCGGTGTGCGTCGCGGCGCCCGCCCCTGTCCATCATCCGCTGGCCAAGCTGTTCTTGCTCGAGGGTCTGCACACGTTCGTCGAAAAGCCCCTCGCCTTGTCCGTCCGGGAGTCGGAAGAGCTCGTCGAACTGGCGAACGAGAACGAGCGCATCCTGATGGTCGGGCACCTCTTGATGTACCAACCGGCCGTCACGTTCATCAAAGACTACGTCTCTTCGGGCCGGCTCGGCAAAGTCCATTCGTTCAACCACTCCCGTTTGAACCTGGGTCGGGCCCGCAAGGTCGAAAACGTGCTCTGGAGCCTCGGGGTGCACGACGTCGCTGTCTGCGTCCACCTGGCGGGTGCCGCTCCGGAGAACGTGACGGCCACGGCCCAATGCGTCCTTCAACCGACGATCGAAGACGACGTCCGTTTGACCCTCCAGTTCGAAGACGGCGTGGTCGGCAACATCCATTCGTCTTGGCTGTGGCCGACGATGCAGCGCCGTCTGACCGTCATCGGCGAGAAGGGCATGCTGGTCTACGACGAGACGACCCAGACGGTGACGCTCCACGACAAGGGGATCAACCCCGACCTTTCGAACCGGAACGACGGTGAGACGGTCGTGTTCGAAGGGGCAGGTCAGCCGCTGACGCTGGAGATGAAGCACTTCCTCGAGTGTTGCGCCGAAGGCAAGAGGCCCGTTTCCGACGGGGTCAACGGCCTGGAGGTCGTCCGGATCTTGGAAAGGGCGTTCCCGTCCGACCAGTTCGCGACCCTTTCCGCAGACACGTCGGCGCTCGGCGTCTAA
- a CDS encoding ferritin-like domain-containing protein, which translates to MPVKSMEDLYVESLRDLYSAESQLVKALPKVADTVSDPKLRDTVLAHLEVTKGQKVRLEQIFAELGEDPEGHECAAMKGLIKEADELMGDVKDPEVLDAALIGAAQKVEHYEMSGYGTARTFAQMLGHDGHADLLQSTLDEEKEADSVLTRIATNGVNRRAKAESSR; encoded by the coding sequence ATGCCAGTCAAATCAATGGAGGACCTCTATGTCGAAAGCCTGCGCGACCTGTACAGCGCCGAATCCCAACTCGTCAAAGCCTTGCCCAAAGTCGCGGACACCGTTTCGGACCCGAAACTTCGGGACACGGTCTTGGCGCACTTGGAGGTGACCAAGGGTCAGAAGGTGCGCCTCGAACAGATCTTCGCGGAATTGGGAGAAGATCCTGAAGGTCACGAGTGCGCCGCTATGAAAGGACTCATCAAGGAAGCGGACGAACTGATGGGCGACGTCAAAGATCCCGAAGTCTTAGACGCCGCACTGATCGGTGCCGCCCAAAAGGTCGAACACTACGAAATGTCAGGCTATGGGACGGCGCGGACGTTTGCACAGATGCTGGGCCATGACGGGCATGCCGATCTCCTCCAGTCGACGCTGGACGAAGAAAAAGAGGCCGATTCCGTCTTGACCCGGATCGCCACCAACGGCGTCAACCGCCGCGCGAAAGCCGAGTCTTCCCGATAG
- a CDS encoding MGMT family protein: MAHRRKTWKEKMDNGRVPEVETLKAPFAGAPAGALMLVSTPKEVDTAIRAIPRGTSVTVAELRRSLARSHGAATSCPTSTSIFVRICAECALEDLASGARLEEVAPFWRVVDAKSPIAGRLSCGVEKVRELRTSEGLEP; this comes from the coding sequence ATGGCGCATCGCCGGAAGACGTGGAAGGAAAAGATGGACAACGGTCGGGTTCCAGAGGTCGAGACCCTCAAGGCACCTTTCGCAGGCGCACCCGCCGGGGCGCTGATGCTCGTGTCCACGCCCAAAGAGGTCGATACCGCGATCCGGGCAATACCCAGGGGGACGTCGGTCACGGTCGCCGAATTGCGCCGCTCGCTCGCCCGAAGCCACGGCGCCGCAACGTCATGCCCGACGTCGACGTCGATCTTCGTGCGGATCTGTGCCGAGTGCGCGTTGGAAGACCTCGCGTCCGGCGCACGGCTCGAAGAGGTCGCCCCGTTCTGGCGCGTCGTCGACGCGAAGAGCCCGATCGCGGGGCGCCTCTCCTGCGGGGTCGAGAAGGTCCGCGAACTCCGGACGTCCGAGGGGCTCGAACCTTAG
- a CDS encoding DUF2461 domain-containing protein has product MAWLTQDASDFFAELELNNDRDWFAANKKRYEATVKGPLLALAEEMIPRMKALDPAIDMAPKDAVFRIYRDTRFSKDKRPYKTNAGLSISSGGKTGNGRPGLYMQLDARSMGVASGHYFLEPPQILAVRRHIAAHADDFRRLAADSDFVRVFGSLKGETNKVLPSEFRAAAADLPVLFHKQFYTWAEYAVDEALRDDLPDFLMRHAKAAWPMNEFLTRAL; this is encoded by the coding sequence ATGGCTTGGCTGACCCAGGATGCCTCCGACTTTTTCGCGGAACTTGAACTGAACAACGACCGCGACTGGTTCGCTGCCAACAAAAAGCGGTACGAAGCCACCGTCAAAGGGCCACTGTTAGCCCTTGCCGAAGAGATGATCCCGAGGATGAAGGCGCTCGATCCGGCGATCGACATGGCGCCGAAGGACGCCGTGTTCCGCATCTATCGGGACACGCGGTTCAGTAAGGACAAGCGTCCTTATAAGACGAACGCCGGACTCTCGATCTCGAGCGGTGGCAAAACGGGGAACGGGCGGCCCGGACTCTACATGCAATTGGACGCCCGTTCCATGGGCGTCGCCAGTGGCCATTACTTCCTCGAGCCGCCGCAGATCCTTGCCGTGAGGAGGCACATCGCGGCCCATGCCGACGACTTCCGGCGTCTGGCCGCCGACTCTGACTTCGTCCGGGTCTTCGGATCCCTCAAAGGCGAGACGAACAAAGTCCTTCCGTCCGAGTTCCGGGCAGCCGCGGCGGACCTTCCCGTCCTCTTCCACAAGCAGTTCTATACGTGGGCCGAATACGCCGTCGACGAAGCGCTACGGGACGATCTCCCGGACTTCTTGATGCGGCATGCCAAGGCGGCTTGGCCCATGAACGAGTTCTTGACCCGTGCCCTCTAG
- a CDS encoding DNA topoisomerase IB, translated as MKDSKTLRRIRSLAVPPAWTDVWICPRANGHVQATGRDAKGRKQSVYHPSWRNVRDEAKFLRLREFGLALPDIRAAVERDLSSHGLPKRKVVALVVKLLEVTQIRVGNKRYAESNGSHGLTTLSSDELEAGSVVLRFRFRGKSGRFHEIEHRDRRLARLVRKCQSLPGQALFQFIGDDGEPAEVTSTDVNAYLQEVTAAPFTAKDFRTWAGTLEALRLIREATVSGRVVVTSVVKAVADLLGNTAAVCRKAYIHPCLLETFQDPPGWACTRLPRATVRYPDPLERLAVEVVLSPRPTATRIDAIPAASSV; from the coding sequence GTGAAGGACTCCAAGACCTTGAGGCGGATCCGGTCGTTGGCCGTGCCTCCCGCATGGACCGACGTGTGGATCTGTCCGCGCGCGAACGGGCACGTGCAGGCGACGGGCCGGGACGCGAAAGGCCGGAAGCAATCCGTCTATCACCCTTCGTGGCGCAACGTCCGAGACGAAGCGAAGTTCCTGCGGCTGAGAGAGTTCGGCCTCGCCCTTCCCGACATCCGTGCCGCCGTAGAGCGCGACCTCTCGTCTCACGGGTTGCCCAAGCGAAAGGTCGTCGCATTGGTCGTCAAGCTCCTTGAAGTGACCCAGATCCGAGTCGGGAACAAGCGGTACGCCGAGTCGAACGGCTCCCATGGGCTTACCACGCTCTCTTCGGACGAACTCGAAGCGGGCAGCGTGGTCCTGCGGTTCCGGTTTCGAGGGAAGAGCGGTCGGTTCCATGAGATCGAGCACCGCGACCGAAGGTTGGCGCGTCTCGTCCGCAAATGTCAGTCCCTGCCAGGTCAGGCCCTGTTCCAGTTCATCGGGGACGACGGCGAGCCTGCGGAAGTGACGTCCACCGACGTCAACGCTTACCTTCAAGAGGTGACGGCCGCGCCGTTCACGGCGAAGGACTTCAGAACGTGGGCCGGAACCCTCGAAGCTCTGCGGCTCATCCGCGAAGCCACCGTAAGCGGCCGGGTCGTCGTGACTTCGGTGGTCAAAGCGGTAGCTGACCTCCTTGGGAACACGGCTGCGGTCTGCCGAAAAGCGTACATCCATCCGTGCTTGCTTGAGACGTTCCAGGACCCTCCGGGTTGGGCTTGTACGCGGTTGCCGCGCGCGACGGTCCGATATCCCGATCCGCTCGAGCGGTTGGCGGTCGAAGTCGTCCTCTCCCCGCGGCCTACGGCGACCCGGATCGACGCTATTCCGGCAGCATCGTCGGTGTGA
- a CDS encoding argininosuccinate synthase, whose protein sequence is MKKALVVYSGGLDTTVCVPVLLSEGFSDVHTVTVDVGQPAEDIAQAGARAAQLGTTHTVVDVKKEFAEVYCMTAVAMNADYFGYPLSTAIARPLIAKKAAETAVECGPFDAIVHGCTGKGNDQFRIEFGLRLHVPHIPIKAPVRERNWTRSEEIEYAEQVGAPIGQSKDKIWSIDENLWGRSIEGGLLEDPDTAPPEEIFQWTSSFDVAPNEPQTVEISFQHGVPVAIDGLELSPLEIVQFANRLAGHHGVGRIDMMEDRMIGMKVRENYECPGAALLIRAHKELEGHISTGAERKFKAMVDQQWAELAYCGLWGDPLFEDLVAFSQSVQKRVSGSVKVKLFKGGMTVVGRQSPYGLYNEAVASFDDATFSQSAMEGMVKAHGLSSLMHARLLT, encoded by the coding sequence GTGAAGAAGGCGCTCGTCGTCTATAGTGGCGGCCTCGATACGACCGTCTGTGTCCCGGTCCTCCTGAGCGAGGGGTTCAGTGACGTCCACACCGTCACCGTCGACGTCGGCCAACCCGCCGAGGACATCGCGCAAGCCGGCGCACGTGCCGCGCAACTCGGAACGACCCACACGGTCGTCGACGTCAAGAAGGAGTTCGCCGAGGTCTACTGCATGACCGCCGTGGCCATGAACGCGGACTACTTCGGCTACCCGCTGTCGACCGCCATCGCCCGGCCCCTGATCGCGAAAAAGGCGGCCGAGACCGCGGTCGAATGCGGCCCCTTCGACGCCATCGTCCATGGCTGCACGGGCAAGGGCAACGACCAGTTCCGGATCGAATTCGGACTCCGCTTGCACGTGCCCCACATCCCGATCAAAGCGCCCGTACGCGAACGCAACTGGACCCGGTCGGAAGAGATCGAATACGCAGAGCAGGTCGGCGCTCCGATCGGTCAGTCCAAGGACAAGATCTGGAGCATCGACGAGAACCTCTGGGGGCGCTCGATCGAAGGCGGCCTGCTCGAAGACCCGGACACGGCGCCGCCCGAGGAGATCTTCCAGTGGACGTCGTCGTTCGACGTGGCCCCCAACGAGCCTCAGACCGTCGAAATCTCCTTCCAACACGGTGTTCCCGTCGCGATCGACGGCTTGGAACTCAGCCCGCTCGAGATCGTCCAGTTCGCCAACCGGTTGGCGGGCCATCACGGCGTCGGCCGGATCGACATGATGGAAGACCGCATGATCGGCATGAAAGTCCGCGAGAACTACGAATGCCCCGGCGCCGCCCTGCTCATCCGCGCCCACAAAGAACTGGAGGGCCATATCTCGACGGGCGCCGAGCGGAAGTTCAAGGCGATGGTCGACCAGCAGTGGGCCGAGCTCGCCTATTGCGGACTTTGGGGCGACCCGTTGTTCGAGGACCTCGTCGCGTTCTCGCAGAGCGTCCAGAAGCGGGTCAGCGGCTCGGTCAAGGTCAAGCTGTTCAAAGGCGGCATGACCGTGGTCGGAAGGCAGAGCCCGTACGGGCTCTACAACGAGGCCGTCGCCAGCTTCGATGACGCGACGTTCTCCCAATCGGCCATGGAAGGGATGGTCAAGGCGCACGGACTGTCCAGCCTGATGCACGCGAGGCTCCTCACATGA
- the argF gene encoding ornithine carbamoyltransferase codes for MVKPDYAAVTAVHQKPLFDAPQHAVKPKHVLSSTDLTADEIRLVLDTAKLQKALRSKGGATIEPVENRLLAMIFEKQSLRTRVSFETAAFELGGHGVYLTKNDIEMGKRESIADTARVLSNWCSMIVARLYKQEDIEELAAWSSVPVINALTDAEHPCQALADLLTLEEVFGSQKLKLVWIGDGNNVANSFAVTAARLGHDVVVCTPAGYEATDHVYGFPNVTASYSPAEAVVGAHAVITDVWVSMGQEEETETRMRRFAKFQVNEELLGLADPSAVFLHCLPAVRGLEVTDGVIDGDRSVVFQQSDNRLHAQKALMSLIFDGVLA; via the coding sequence ATGGTCAAACCCGACTATGCGGCGGTCACCGCCGTTCATCAAAAGCCGCTCTTCGACGCGCCCCAGCATGCCGTCAAACCCAAACACGTCCTCTCGTCGACCGATCTGACGGCCGACGAAATCCGCCTCGTCCTGGATACCGCCAAGCTTCAAAAGGCTCTCCGCTCCAAGGGAGGCGCGACCATCGAGCCTGTCGAGAACAGGCTGCTCGCGATGATCTTCGAGAAGCAGTCGCTTCGCACAAGGGTCTCGTTCGAAACCGCCGCTTTCGAGCTCGGGGGCCACGGTGTCTATCTGACGAAGAACGACATCGAAATGGGCAAGCGTGAGTCGATCGCCGACACCGCCCGTGTCCTCTCGAACTGGTGCTCGATGATCGTCGCCCGCCTCTATAAGCAGGAAGACATCGAAGAACTGGCCGCCTGGTCGTCCGTACCCGTGATCAACGCGCTGACCGACGCCGAGCACCCCTGCCAGGCCCTCGCCGACTTGCTGACCTTAGAAGAAGTCTTTGGAAGCCAGAAGCTCAAGCTCGTGTGGATCGGAGACGGGAACAACGTCGCGAACAGCTTTGCCGTCACCGCTGCCCGACTCGGACACGATGTCGTGGTCTGCACTCCCGCGGGCTACGAGGCCACCGACCACGTTTACGGCTTCCCGAACGTGACGGCCAGCTACAGCCCGGCAGAAGCCGTCGTCGGAGCACACGCCGTCATCACCGACGTGTGGGTGAGCATGGGACAAGAGGAAGAGACCGAGACCCGCATGCGGAGGTTCGCGAAGTTCCAGGTCAACGAAGAGCTCCTAGGTTTGGCGGACCCGTCCGCCGTGTTCCTCCACTGCCTTCCCGCCGTCCGCGGCCTAGAGGTCACCGACGGTGTCATCGACGGTGACCGATCGGTCGTGTTCCAGCAATCGGACAACCGCCTCCACGCCCAAAAGGCCCTCATGAGCCTTATCTTCGACGGGGTGCTCGCGTGA
- a CDS encoding N-acetyltransferase, whose translation MSATAEDRGYTVHDSAFVDDGAQIGEGTKIWHFSHVLPKAKIGRDCVLGQNVVVMNNVVVGDNCKIQNNVSLYEGVVLEDYVFCGPSMVFTNVLIPRCEYPRATSEHYLATTVKRGASIGANATIVCGVTLGERCLIAAGAVVTKDVPANALMMGVPARQVGWACRDGQPVFFHEIETQEGIAGVVQRCGEQGQMLLREIGVHF comes from the coding sequence ATGAGCGCGACTGCTGAAGACCGAGGTTACACCGTCCACGATTCCGCTTTCGTTGACGACGGGGCTCAGATCGGAGAAGGGACGAAGATCTGGCACTTCAGCCATGTGCTCCCCAAGGCCAAGATCGGAAGAGACTGTGTCTTGGGACAGAACGTCGTCGTCATGAACAACGTCGTGGTCGGCGACAACTGCAAGATCCAGAACAACGTGTCGCTCTATGAGGGCGTCGTCCTTGAGGACTATGTGTTCTGTGGGCCGAGCATGGTGTTCACGAACGTTTTGATCCCGAGGTGCGAGTATCCGCGGGCGACGTCAGAGCACTACCTGGCGACCACCGTGAAGCGCGGCGCGTCGATCGGGGCGAACGCGACGATCGTCTGCGGAGTGACATTAGGGGAACGCTGCCTGATCGCGGCCGGGGCCGTGGTGACCAAAGACGTTCCGGCCAACGCGTTGATGATGGGCGTCCCGGCGCGGCAGGTCGGTTGGGCTTGCCGAGACGGTCAGCCCGTGTTCTTCCACGAGATCGAGACTCAGGAGGGGATTGCAGGCGTCGTTCAGCGGTGCGGCGAGCAAGGCCAAATGCTGCTGCGCGAGATCGGTGTTCACTTCTGA
- a CDS encoding lipocalin family protein, which yields MVKGLLVGLTLLVSVLAADFSGTYEAKDGGDTVSLKLEQQGTTLTGTAKSGDGDLRLSGTVNGDEATGTVTVEGVPVKLSFKMKLTGDSLDVALAAGNDFSDADHIVFKRKPASPGPAKDETRQDPSAFRKEAVGVLKEGKEYTHASGGKLRYPSDWNLKEEESFLRLTPPDAKEGELVVVVAESAEGATDPGSAEVLSYLDGQVAEFMPDAKRDGKVEPCASGTGKGAVVSWIGSVEGRRVFVRAYVTIVKGHGVAVVALGPKEVVLARDKKLREILLSVGWGQGKVDNTLVGVWNHWGYSGTSDGKYGREEKVKVELRADGSFTYQNDSETNISGGGTDQGGNSTWVGGMSSRRGNGWNGTWTADGTVVTLTFEDGTSESFRYRFEQQGQNTFLVTEPANGGKGKMEWSRAGL from the coding sequence ATGGTCAAGGGGCTCCTCGTCGGGTTGACTCTTCTCGTTTCCGTGCTGGCGGCCGACTTTAGCGGGACGTACGAAGCAAAGGACGGTGGGGACACGGTCAGCCTGAAGCTCGAACAACAAGGTACGACGTTGACGGGCACGGCGAAGTCGGGCGACGGAGACCTTCGCCTGTCAGGTACCGTCAACGGTGACGAGGCGACAGGGACGGTGACGGTCGAAGGTGTCCCCGTCAAATTGTCGTTCAAGATGAAGCTGACAGGCGACTCTCTCGATGTCGCGTTAGCCGCCGGCAACGACTTCTCCGACGCCGACCACATCGTTTTCAAGAGGAAGCCCGCCTCGCCGGGACCGGCCAAAGACGAAACTCGGCAAGATCCTTCGGCCTTCCGCAAAGAGGCGGTCGGCGTCTTGAAGGAGGGCAAAGAGTACACGCACGCCAGCGGCGGAAAGCTCCGCTATCCCAGCGACTGGAACCTGAAAGAAGAGGAGTCGTTCCTTCGTTTGACGCCTCCCGACGCGAAGGAGGGCGAGCTCGTCGTCGTCGTCGCCGAAAGTGCCGAAGGCGCGACCGATCCCGGCTCGGCCGAAGTCTTGTCGTACCTGGACGGCCAGGTCGCCGAATTCATGCCGGACGCGAAGCGGGACGGCAAAGTCGAGCCTTGTGCGTCGGGGACGGGGAAAGGGGCCGTCGTATCGTGGATCGGCAGCGTCGAGGGACGGCGCGTTTTCGTCCGCGCCTATGTGACCATCGTCAAAGGCCACGGCGTCGCGGTCGTGGCGCTCGGGCCGAAGGAAGTCGTACTCGCCCGGGACAAGAAGCTCAGAGAGATCCTCTTGTCCGTCGGCTGGGGACAGGGAAAAGTAGACAACACGCTTGTCGGCGTTTGGAACCACTGGGGGTACTCCGGCACAAGCGACGGCAAATACGGCCGAGAGGAAAAGGTCAAGGTCGAACTCCGGGCCGATGGAAGCTTCACGTATCAGAACGACTCAGAGACCAACATCAGCGGGGGCGGGACGGACCAAGGCGGCAACTCGACCTGGGTCGGCGGAATGTCGTCGCGACGGGGCAACGGCTGGAACGGGACGTGGACCGCGGACGGCACCGTGGTCACCCTGACGTTCGAAGACGGGACGTCAGAGAGCTTCCGTTACCGTTTCGAACAGCAAGGGCAGAACACGTTTCTCGTGACGGAGCCCGCAAACGGCGGCAAGGGCAAGATGGAGTGGAGCAGGGCCGGACTCTGA